From the genome of Branchiostoma lanceolatum isolate klBraLanc5 chromosome 11, klBraLanc5.hap2, whole genome shotgun sequence:
tcaaataaTAAGGGCCAGATTTAATGAACGATCctcggggggtctaaccctgcAAGAGCGGAATGGAAAGGGGACATATATATGTCGCACCGAGTCTTGGTCCATGCCCAATACTAGCACcaaactaggcacagcctcattactcggtagggtacctactggctgaacttcaaggtgaatattcaaggtgaatattatgGACATAAAGTATCAATGGACCAAGACTCGGTGCGACAGCTATTAGTATATCGCTCGCGTTCCCCGGCCATATTGTCTGAAGAAATAGCGTCGAATATGATTTCAAAATCCCCCGGTTACTAGTTGTATCGCAGCATTAAAATTATTGCGAAACCGATATCCACATCTTGTTTCAAATATCCGATCCCTTGTGTGAAGAAATAGCGTCAAATATGATTTAAAACAGTCGGGAGGCGAAGTCTAGGGCAATGGACGGGGACacacctatgttccgaacgggGCCGGGGACacacctatgttccgaacgccctatgttccgaacgggtacatataaaggcttgctggacggattgcagcgctatttgctcttcatctaaatgaggcccgtgaagttcaaaaagtgattaggacacattgggacatagagtacctaatgcaagtgccaaattgtacgggccggatttaataaacgagccacggggggtctaacccttcaagagccgGTAGGAAAGGGTTACATTTAAAGGcttgctcaacggattgcagcgctatttgctgtcaatctaaatgttgctcgtgaacttgaaacagtgattaggacacattgggacatagagtacctaatgcaagtatcaaattgtacgggccggatttaataaacgagccacgggggatctaacccttcaagagcgggtaggaaagggttACATTTAAAGGcttgctcaacggattgcagcgctatttgctgtcaatctaaatgttgctcgtgaacttgaaacagtgattaggacacattgggacatacagtacctaatgcaagtatcaaattgtacgggccggatttaataaacgagccacggtgGCGGGGGGGcggtctaacccttcaaaagcgggtgggaaaggggacttaaataggcttgttggacggattgcagcgctatttgctgtcaatctaaatgttgctcgtgaacttgaaacagtgattaggacactctgggacatagagtacctaatgcaagtgccaaattgtacgggccggattaaATAAACGAGCCACTGGGGATCTAACCCTTcggagcgggtaggaaaggggtacatttaaaggcttgctcaacggattgcagcgctatttgctgtcaatctaaatgttgctcgtgaacttgaaacagtgattaggacactctgggacatagagtacctaatgcaagtgtcaaattgtacgggccggatttaataaacgagccacggggggtctaacccttcaagagcgggtaggaaagggttACATTTAAAGGcttgctcaacggattgcagcgctatttgctgtcaatctaaatgttgctcgtgaacttgaaactgtgattaggacacattgggacatacagtacctaatgcaagtatcaaattgtacgggccggatttaataaacgagccacggggggtctaacccttcaagaaagggtgggaaaggggacttaaataggcttgttggacggattgcagcgctattttctcttcatctaaatgaggcccgtgaagttcaaaaagtgattaggacacattgggacatagaatacctaatgcaagtgccaaattgtacgggccggatttaataaacgagccacggggggtctaacccttcaagaaagggtgggaaaggggtacatataaaggcttgctggacggattgcagcgctatttgctgtcaatctaaatgttgctcgtgaacttgaaacagtgattaggacactctgggacatagagtacctaatgcaagtgccaaattgtacgggccggattaaataaacgagccacggggggtctaacccttcaagagcgggtaggaaaggggtacatttaaaggcttgctcaacggattgcagcgctatttgctgtcaatctaaatgttgctcgtgaacttgaaacagacACCTGAATGGCTAATCAACGACAACATTAAAGGTGTCACAAGAGCCTACCGAAAAAAACAACTGCTTTTTATGGGATATTCGTGTGGTATTGAAGAGAATGAAGAGAACCTAGAGAGTGTGAAAGAAATAGAAGATGTGGAATGGGGGGTCTGGGGTTATGCCTTCAAACTAAATGAGACAGGCTTATCAGAAACTATGATAAAGGGTGTGATACTAAAAGCAAAAAACATATTGGATTCAGGAATGATTAGAAAGGGTTTCAATGATCCAAAAGAAAGAATTGTGAATAGCGAATCGTCTTCTAAGTATCCACACTGTGTGAAGCCAATGAAAAGTGGGGGGTTTAAGTGTGATTGCCAGGGATATAAAGCCAGTACAATCTGTGCACATACCCTGGTCACAGCCTGTGACTGCAATGATTTAGTAGTGTATGTAGATTACATAGTTAGCAAATGTATAAGACCAAACCTAACACCCTTGTGTGCAGGTAAAGCTTCAAACCCAGGTAGAAAAAAGCCCATAAgtagaaaaaggaaaagaaactcCCCCACCAGAGCTATAGTACCCCTTAAAAAAAGATCAACTCAAAATTCAATATCTCCAAAGCCATGGTTATCGAGTAATGCGGAATGGTACTTGATAAACTACAAAACCTGTAGGGCTGTACTATGCGCAGGGTGCAGAGAGGAGTACAAGACTAAAAAACCACCACCAAATGATGTGCTTCTACGACACTGGGAAAGTGACTTCAAAAAGGGAACGAGGGATGTGGCGTTAGAAAGCCATAGGTATTATCATGTTGATTTTAGATGTTTAAGGCGCAGGCATCCAACCTTCGACCCTATCCAAAAGACTTTTGTAATTGGTCCTCGAGTTAGTAGTGAACAGGTGGAACATGTAGAACAAGTCTTGGGTCACCGTATAACATAATCTCATTATGTTATGTGGTGACCCACGACTTGTTCTACATTTCCAACCTGTTGGATGGATGCCATCTTGACGTTTTTATAATATCAGTGACGTATTATATGTGCctatttttatataaaaaaatttaCTTGTGTAATGTATGTAATTGAACAATCAAGGGAaatgaaaactacatgtatttcaaaaatcatttgtCAAATTAATATTAAAATCTTAATTGTTGATAATAGAAATGCAAATGATGTaaatattatattataatattgatattatatttgtCAAAATATGACAATGATAACTTATGCAATACACTTGATATCAAATGAATGATCATTATGTATGAACATTTATGTGTTTGTGGTTATATTTCATCCTGTGCATCTTTTACTGTTGGGTggcatgtactagtacagaaGAAGAGAAATTTGACATTAAAAGAGAGAGAATATACTGATGTTGTGGTTACATTTTATCCTGTGCATCTTTTTACTGTTGTGTggcatgtactagtacagaagaagagaaaatATACTGATGTATACTGACTTTTTTTCCGACACCGTAAGTTAACCTTTGGAAGAAGATTTATGAATGGTTAGATTTTTAATGAACGCAAATTTAGTTGATATTTAGTTTATTTGAATTGAATAAATACTTGTTCAAACCTTACCACCGTATAATGTCACGGACTACGTAGCTATGTACCCTCTTTATAGCGTCCTAGGTACAGTAACTTCCAAGAGTACAGAAGACACTGTTGTAATCGACGAAGATTGTTGAAGCGACATGGAAGCTACAAGTCCCGCCAACTATCGTTCAATCCTGGCCATGATATCCACATCTTGTTTCCAATATCCAATCCCTTGTATTTCGTCGAATATGATCATAAAAATCCTCCGGTTACTAGCTGTATCGCGACATTAAAATTCCTACAACAGTTCGCACAAACATTGCTAATTTATCATCCAGAAAAAACTTTCCCACGGCAAGTTGTGTCTGCTTTTGTAAAAACAGCACGTTGATCACGCCCTCAACACAGAACAGAGACGGCCGCCGTCCATCATTATATTAGTAACCGCCAATCCATAGCAACCGACTGCTATCCTGGCTCTTTTGATGGGCGTGACTTTATCATATTTAGATGGTCGGGCTAGGCTTGAATCACGCGTGTCAAGGTCAGGAGGTAAACAAAAACCGTCCGAAACTAGCCGCTTGCCTCTGTTTATACAGTATACTGAGCGTTCCGGCAGCGCTGCCATGGCAGGCCAGAAGAAACAGCTCTATGCAAAGCCATGTGAAACTTCCCGCGGAGTGCTGACCTGAGAAAAAAAACGTGGGTCACGTGAAAAATGGAGGAGCTTCATTGGTCCGCTGGTCTTCGAGGTCATCTTCGCAGCTTGATTTGGATCAGATAATGAGCAAGCCGTTACAGATGCGTGCGTGCGTTAATATGCTTTTTGGCGAGTAGGCTATTCCAACCGCCGATACAGTCCTAATAACGGAGTCCTGCTCTGTGGGCGGGCGGGTCACTGTTTGAATTGAAGTAATGTCGCCTCCCGCGCATATGAACGGGTAGCGACCCCGATTACTTgcctaataataataatacataaACAAGAGGCTCTGACAAAACTCACCGACACCATATGTGTTACCTTGGTGTTACTAACGAGTTGCCGTAACTCGATACCATACTAGCAAGTACCTAAAGTTTGCGTTCAGTGTGGATCCCGTATGTACGGATTTGGGTGTTCGTGTGTTTGGGCAAGGAGATTATCGTGGAGGTTATCGTGGATATCGCGGTAACACCGTATGTCCATGATCTTGGCATGATAATCTGTTATATATATTTGTCAAGATTCGCTCCCACccccaaataaacaaatacctgGAGCGCCATTATTGACATAAAGTATCGCTGCATTCCCCGGCGGTACCCGCCGGGGGCATTTGCATGTATTGTATCCAATGAGCGCGCTTGACGCCATGACATGCGGTGACACGTCAGACTGCTTGCACTTTCTTTAATATCTGTCAGGGGGCGCAACCACACGCAGAAATAGTCGGACAGCTTTTTCCGCCCCGATTTCGGACCGGACAGCTAATTCCGCCGATCGGACCGGACAGCTAATTCCAACAACCCCAGCACCCCTCCCTACTCTAAGGACGCTATAAATAGTATCCGACTGCTCTATCCATTATAATAGGAATCCCTGCGGATGTACTAGCAATGATGAAAGACGCGGAGTTCCCCCTAGAGGTCACAGTGTCCGGTAACACCTTCACCAGCAAGGGCACGATGCTGGGCAAGACCGCGGAGAACACCTTCACACTCGGACAGGAGTGCGAGGAGACCGATCCCACTGGCAACAAGAGGAAGGTCAGTACACTGGACGGTCAGGTTGTTCTTTAGGCCCCCAtaccactagacggcgatcgcgccgCGCTCTTGCTGCGACCTCAacttgaatttgtgtaacccttgacttcataattggactATATCATGCAACATGTACAgatatgactaaaaagacaagcaaacagacaaaggTTAAAAGATTCGTATTTTGtagataaaattcgttgagtgctgtgtcaattcgatcggccccagcgacgccgccagcgtgccgctggtccagtgagagggggctttagtaAGTGATGTGTCACGTGAACTGTGTGGTCTTTGACTCCCAGGTCACGTGGCTACTCATTTtgagctgaagaaagatggcggatgttgtctgaaagcTTATCACCAAAAAACGTGGTGTGAAGAACCTCTCTCAGTTTCAGTCACTGAAAACTAGAAGTCTAGACAAGCGAGATTCTATCCAGCAAAAAGATCTTGAACTTAAACATAgggaccacaatgcatcatgcctgcacatgcgcacttggCACTGCGATATTACTTCAGGTTATTCTAGGAACGTCACAAGCTGGCGAGTCATTCGCGCTGACTGGCAAGAAGGAAATCTATTCTGAGAACCGACATCATATTACCTCCATGCCTCTAGTATTTGGTTTAATTGTCTCTTCTTTCTTGTTTACTTTTTCTTCTCACTATACAGGTGACCTACACCATGGAAGGAGACACCCTGGTATCCGTGCACCCGAACCATGACGGCAAGGGACTGGTGGTTCGTCAGACCCGCAAATGGCTGGACGACAAGACCATCCGTACGGTAAGACAAGAACAATTTTGTTAAGGTTTTAGTTAAGTGAAACTTTATATTAATGTACGATAAATCAATTATTTCGGTATGGTTCCCTTGACTTGCTCTTTGCAATAACCGACCGGTAGCTGCAACATGATCGTTGACTCTGATGAATGAAGGAAttaatgactgaatgaatgaattaagatTTTTATCATAGACAAATGCCCACTTGGTAAAGTACtaagacaacaaaatgataaTTACATTACACAGAAATATGAATGTATTTGTATTGGTTAGGTGcatgaagtagggaaacataATTTGTATCCATCTATGAAGTTCAGGTCTCTCACTGTTGTTTAACTTACATTCTACTACAAAGTGGTGTCCATCTTTTCTTTTGCATCTAGAATACAGTATCGACATATTCGTTGTTCTGGGGGAGTGCGGTTATGTCTCCCGGATTCAATGCGTAATTTGTAGCCTGTGATTCGCAGTTTTTTGTAGATAATATGTGTTGCTGCTGTTCCAGGAATACAAGGTCGGTGATCTGGAGGGATGGGCTGAGATACAGAAGATCTAGATCAGGATCTCGCCACCTTGAAGATCTAGATCGACATCACGATCTTGTCACCTTGATCCGCTGTACTGTCCACTACATGTGCGTCTTGTACAGTAGATGGACAATACAGATTTCCATCTCTTATAACCTGAATTACTTTTACATCCAAACATTGTGGTCCTCAAGACATTAAAGAATTACACTACTGTacgtagcctggtcccagtctctagaggtcggcttaggggtgttttaccggacccagtctgctttattgaaccgtttctaaTAGTCTTTCTACttcggctgccaccctacttacACCGCCGCCCTCGGTGGCGacgtaatttaatccaaggccgtaaaacAAAGACGcagagcgggctaagctgtctgggcgggcgggggtcattcccagcgccgtagagatatcggggtgCCCCCGACGCAGACGAAGAGCAAACTTACATCCACTCAAACTATCACGAATTTTcctcacatttttacaaatgcATTGCAAAAGATTCTTACATTGTATAAAATGCATAGTAGAAGATTctaactactagtatgtgtatTATTACCGTGATTTTGATAGTCAAGTTGTTGATGTTATGACATCAAATTGCAAATGGCTCTCATGTGTATACGCCGACTCAATTCGGACGTTAATTAGCCTCCAACGTAGtgcaataaagaaataaagtttaaagttgttaatatactattagatagattaGATAATTAGTCTCGATCGTCGATTGCACAATGTCATAAATTTCCTGTATTTTACAGTCTGACATTAAGGGTTACGCCCCAGATTTTTTAGGATCTGAGGGCTGAGGCTCTTGCTACATTAAACATTTGACCGATACTGTCCTACACCATGCATATTGTACAGTGCCGCATCTATTCAATACTCCATTCCACAAGTGCGACGACCTCGATGCGACCAAAAATGTGACAGAGCGCTCAATACATTTCATACTAAAATacgctatctacataccaaaaatcatgacaatccgtCATCCCTTTTttgttccactgcagtaccatagaaagttgctagggggcccaaaatccaatcatctCAAGGTCTCCCgaagacattcttgagttatcgtcccgttGACTggcacattcctgtacaattcctagaattcttgctaACTGCACACGGTATCTATACCATTAGGCTAGCCTCTGAGGCCTCGCCAAAAACGCAGCTATTTACGCTttaattgtgtgttttgtggtcttttCAGTCACTTTTTACATTGTGATGATATGCTTATTATAAAGTTAAGGATTATACAAATCAAATCTAGGTCGCAGCTCGATCGCCGTCGATCTCAATGTGGGTCCTTATATTAGCCGTGGTCTAATATGACCTTACCCTTTGCTCAAGTACACATTGCGAATTATAGCTATGAGGTAATGTGTTTACAAAGTTAAGTGGTTACGTTAAAATTTGAAAAGGGTCAACGAACTTATAGACATGATTGGTAGAGAGGCAGACttgtaaaattaaaaaaatgacatttgaGCCATATTCGTATTGTACAATGTCATTAGTTATGCTGAATGCATTTTGCATGTCGCTTAAGTATTTTGCCTGACAGTATAGGATTTCAGTTATCATGAAGAGTATGGTAAACTTTGTACCATGAGTGAGTCATACGTACTGACTGCGTGTGTTAGATGACTGAGATAAAGTTTAGGTGTACGTAACCTCTGCAGAATATATATCGTATGATCAGTTTTGTGTGTTTCCAACTAGGATTGTTTGAGGTACAAGACAGTTGTGACAACACACATAGTATATGTTtactgaatgagaaagttacaAACGAGCCAACCTGACGTTACAATAGTAACAAGAGAACGGTGACAGCAGACGTATTGTTAACACCGTTATTGAATGGGTCAAGCAAATATTTGCATGAAACGTAGCAACAATCGTCCCTCAAACAGCCAAATGTGCTTACACATGTTATACAATACGGCATCATGTCCATATTTGGTGTTGAGCATATGTACTTTGTCTACCTCACCACCCACAGTCGACCTTTTATATAGCTTGTCGTACAAAGGTTCCTCCCACTTTAACTCGGACCACCAGGAGGTGAACATCGTCTTTTCTTCTCGTCTGAACCCCCCCAACTATCGTCCAAGATGCCGTTTGATTTGGCCAAAGGTACCGGTACCTGGAAGGGAAGCAAGCGCTCCGACAACTACCCGGAGATCATGGCAAAAATGGGTAAGAAAACTGTGCAAAAATTTGAAGAAGCTGTTTCTACTGCTTCTTCACTAACTCACGTATCTTACTGAAAGTCTAACACTAGTCTTGTACATGACCTTAAGTTAACGTTGAAGAAGTAGAGAATTTTTGTTACCATATCACAGCAAGTTTGTATCCCTTTGACTTGAATCTTATCTAAAATGATCAAAGATAGACTTCCCTGTGTCAAATATAAAGTGTGATGATGTCTACATAAAATTCTCACTACTTGGCACTGCAAGTTGCTCGATTCCATCAAGTATAGCCAAAACTTGGAAGCCCATAACGTTTCATTGGGAGGTAAGAGTTTTCAAGGTGATTGAAGGTCACTGTATGCCTTACCACACCCACCCTCCAACTTTTGACATCGATCGAAGAAGAGTTATTTATTAACCAGGGGGAGGGTAGGGAGATTAATCATGGTCGCCAGTTCTTCTTTGATACACCGGCGGACCAATGGTAATTCAAACATGATGCCGAGAGTAGTTAAAGATTTGCGAAAATGTGGGAATGGCataaattttgaagaaaaaaaaagccatTTATGAAATGACACATACAAGATCATTCAACAGCCCTTGAACATATGTAGACATTCTTAGTGGAGAAGTTGCAAAATTTGGGTTAAAAGGGGCTTCAAAGAAAGCAATTTTCTGGTAGGAGGTTTCGgatgcaaatttaaaaaaaaaaaaaagattacacaGGAGTACTTAAAAAGCTGATGCATCAAAAAATCAGGGCTATTGTGGTATGTGGTATCAGCACCCCTCCCTACTCTAAGAACGCAATAAAAAATATCCAACTGCTCTATACATCTACAACtgtcttaagaagcgagaagaaattgaacctgtacatagctGTATTAATTAGTCTtaagatgtagttagatatcactTTTTGTCATCACTGTAACCATACTTCTGCTTTCCACCATGACCTGtacgggtcccccgaaagtgcgaaatggaacgaatggaacgaaatggaaccaaagggaacgaaatggaacgaaataatgttacatatgtttgagTTCGTtccgtttcgttccatttcgttccatttcgtccatttcgcactttcgggagaccgacctgtacttagctcatcagagcataaacgtgcattCATTTTATAATAGGAATCCCTGCGGAGGTACAAGCCATGATGAAAGACGCTGAGTTCCCCGTAGAGATCACAGTGTCCGGTAACTCCTTCACCAGCAAGGCCACCATGCTGGGCAAGACCTCAGAGAACACCTTCACACTTGGAAAGGAGTGCGAGGAGACCGATCCAACCGGCCACAAGAGGATGGTAAGTACAATGGACTGTCAcagttagtctgtataacgcaaactccagctgtccgggggtttctctcccctccccgcggagtttttGCTCAACTAGCTCTAAGCCAGgagaactgttatcaaaaatagtaacaccaatcagagggcaggatttcagctaggctcccgttgccatagaaaccacctaGTTATCCTGTTTGTTAGCTGTCACACCAAGCACCACATGCAGACAgggaggaagggatgggaaatgagatccagatgttgggagggtgagaaatgagatgtatccaagccagttaaaagggattttaaacctccttagtttatctgttcttttagaggcagacaatgtcagtttctaccacatcaaaaaccaagtttgaaaattcaacaagaaaagacttgactgaagaaaaatgttcaaagtacagagaaacggccAGTGAAACTTtctaccacctgcagatcagacatctgcagctgtcaatcactggatagcaacagcaatagatccttagcaactagagtctggtctgggcaggcagctctgtgggctgatgacggctgcataaattattcatatttagaaaggaggattccctCGAGTTAGCAGCCTTAGCCATCAAGCTtttgggttgcgaggcggttacaggtccgcgagcggtcacaggaggcttgattgaattcaggctatgtCACAATGTTCTTTACTGTTTTCTCAAACGGATTATGCTGATAGAAGTGCAATGGTTGTAGTTCCGTACATAAGGACGAAATTGAATTCAACCCAGCACAGACGTCTGGATAGATAAGAATAGATAAAATAGCGGTGTGTCATGCGCCCTTTGACTTCCAAGCCACGTGACTACCCATTCAGAGCTGAAGAATGATggcggatgttgtctgaaagcTTCTCACCAAGAAGCTTTTTAATAGTCGTGTGAAACAAATTGAATGTCAATTGCCTATGAGAAAAAGATAGCGGCGTATGGAATATCTCTTAGTTTCAGTCAttgaaaactagtgtagttctCAGTCCAAAAAGAAGTGAGATATGCTTCCAGCAAAGGgatcttgaactttgacatagaccacaatgcatcatggctgcacatgcgtagtcggcaCTTAGTTTTTCTAATCAAATCGCACTGAAGGGTAAGACGGGAATAAGAACCAACATTGCATTGCGCAAAAGTACCGGGGTCACGGGTTCCTCagtaatcactcggtgtccagcaccgaaggtgccttcatcgctagacttccagtgatgaagttttgtcatctgtgggcgtccagcaatgaggcgacttcgttactggaaatccctgagttatcactggaaaccgagagatgagagTACCTGTCCCGTCACATATTGAAcggggctcgggcgacgtccgtcgaacaccaATAATCATAAACCCCACATAAGACGCAGATTTATATTGACTTAGTGGACtttgaactagtcattttgtggggGAAAAACTCAGAAAGTCAAATGTCATTTTAGCCTCAGTTCATTAATACATAAATTGAAAAATCTTTCAATAGGGCCGAAGCCCGcggaatcgccaggacgtcggtcgtattTGGCCGAAATTCCCATTTGGATCttgccgacaagtcggccgagctaaattgttgatttgtgacgggggcttaacggCATCGACTCAAAATACACCCAAATATTGTCTAACAGttagcactggaacattccagtgataataggacgtgatcactggaaggccactaacgaaataatgtcatcactcggcttccagcactAGAGAGTCACTCATCACTGGTAAATCTAGCGCGGAACCCGTGACCTCGGGACTTTCGTTACTGGTGACCAGTGATGAACGAGCCTACTTGTCTGGCACCCGAGTGACGAGCGGGGATCGTCACTAGAaaccgagtgatgagcggagttcatttctggaaaccgagcaccgaggcaagattcagtgctggaattccagcaccgagggggcttcattactggaataaagccgttcgttactggatttctagtgatgaactttcttcggtgctggacgtccagtgaCGACGCCACTTTGTACACGCGTTCAttactcggcgcccagtgaggAACTCGTGACCCGGGTACCTTTGCTTGCATTGCCTCAAGTTTGGTTTGGGTTAGTTGTTTGGGTTAATTATCTCCTCTCTTTTTTGTGTACTTGAATTTTTCTTCTCACTATACAGGTGACCTACACCATGGAAGGAGACACCCTGGTGTCCGTGCACCCTAACCATGACGGGAAGGGACTGGTGGTCCGTCAGACCCGCAAATGGCTGGACGACAAGACTCTCCGTTCGGTAAGACAACATCTTTGTTAAGGTTTTAGCTAAGTGAAACTGTAAAGTAATGTACGATAAATCAATAATCTCGGTATGGTTCCCTTGACTTGCTCTTTGCTATAACCGACCGATGGCTGCAACATGACATAGTTGACTCTGCTGAATGAAggaatgactgaatgaagaGTTTTATCATAAACACATGCCCACTTGGTAAAGTACTAACACAAAAGAAaaaatctacacacacacacacataatatatatatatgtaattttgacatattttctttaCAATTCACTATATTTGCTATCTTGCAGctagctgctttgtacgatttgcaAACAGAAAATTAACGCGCGCA
Proteins encoded in this window:
- the LOC136444232 gene encoding fatty acid-binding protein, liver-like, yielding MPFDLAKGTGTWKGSKRSDNYPEIMAKMGIPADVLAMMKDAEFPLEVTVSGNTFTSKGTMLGKTAENTFTLGQECEETDPTGNKRKVTYTMEGDTLVSVHPNHDGKGLVVRQTRKWLDDKTIRTEYKVGDLEGWAEIQKI
- the LOC136444231 gene encoding fatty acid-binding protein, liver-like: MPFDLAKGTGTWKGSKRSDNYPEIMAKMGIPAEVQAMMKDAEFPVEITVSGNSFTSKATMLGKTSENTFTLGKECEETDPTGHKRMVTYTMEGDTLVSVHPNHDGKGLVVRQTRKWLDDKTLRSEYKVGDLEGWTEMQKI